The following proteins are encoded in a genomic region of Triticum dicoccoides isolate Atlit2015 ecotype Zavitan chromosome 1B, WEW_v2.0, whole genome shotgun sequence:
- the LOC119315531 gene encoding putative disease resistance protein RGA4: MAELVAAMAIRPLVSMLMNKASSSLLDQYKVMEGMEEQHKVLKRKLPAILDVMTDAEEQATAHRDGAKAWLQELKTVAYEANEVFDEFKYEALRREARKKGHYRELGFDVIKLFPTHNRIVFRYKMGRKLCRILKAIDVLIAEMHAFRFKYRPQPPVPKKWRQTDSVITDLQDIASRSRDKDKKNIVATLLGQANNADFIVVPVVGMGGLGKTTLAQLIYNDPEIQKHFQLLLWVCVSDTFDVNSLAKSIVEASPNKNVDTDKPPLDRLQKLVSGQRYLLVLDDVWDNKELRKWEILKVCLQHGGMGSAVLTTTRDKRVAEIMGADRAAYNLNALEDHFIKKIIEARAFSLDKEKPAELVEIVDQIVDRCRGSPLAACALGSVLRTKTTVKEWQAIASRSSICTEETGILPILKLSYNDLPSHMKQCFAFCAVFPKDYKIDVAKLIQLWMANGFIPEHKEDSLETIGQLIFDELSSRSFFLDIEKSKEDWEYYSRNTCKIHDLMHDIAMSVMEKECVAVTMELSEIEWLGDTARHFFLSCEEPDGILNNSRQKRSPAIQTLLCESHMRSSSHHLSKYRSLHALKLHIVEKSFLLKPRYLHHLRYLDLSCSYINALPEDISILYNLQTLDLSNCRSLYRLPRQMKYLTSLRHLYTHGCAKLENMPPKLGELTDLQTLTCFVAAVMSPDCSDVAELQGLNLGGQLELRQVENVEKAEAKVPNLGKKKDLRELTLRWSSVCDSEVLDKFEPHDMLQVLNIYSYGGKSMGMLQNMVEIHLFRCERLQFLFRCGTSFTFPKLQVLTLEHLSDFERWWEINERQEEQIIFPLLEKLFIRHCGKLVALPEAPLFEEPCHGGNRWVCTPFSLLENLFVRYCGKLAAMREAPLVQEPCTGSYILVRSAFPALKVLALEDLNSFQRWGVAVEGEPILFPQLEKLSIKKCRKLIYLPEAPKLSVLEIKDGKQEIFHFVDRYLSSLTNLVLKLENRQRTSENRQRTSENRRRTSRRVECTSIVPVDSKDKWNQKSSLTVMELQCCNSFFGSGALEPWDYFVHLERLLIGSCDVLIHWPEKVFQSLVSLRILTITNCKNLTGYAQAPVEPSTPRRSQHLPGRESASLLQPLEPSASERSQHLPGLECLSLRECASLVEMFNVPASLKKMSINRCDNLECIFGKQQGMSELVQGSSCSEAITCAAVSELPSSPMNHFCPCLEDLHLSGCGNLPEVLNLPPSLKTIFIGWCSSIQVLSCQLGELQKPEGTASINVPEPSAAVAVAAAREHSFPSRLQSLQIWECDGMLGGILRLPTSLKILDINNSRWLTSLESLLREQPPSLVYLGLKGCSTLASLPNEPEAYRCLQEVVIKGCPAIKKLPRCLQQQLCNIDNGLKELDAQYEVTVFKPKTWKEIPRLVRERREAAREARECQQSMQE, from the exons ATGGCGGAGCTGGTGGCTGCCATGGCCATCCGGCCACTGGTGTCCATGCTGATGAACAAGGCGTCCAGCTCCCTCCTGGACCAGTACAAGGTGATGGAGGGAATGGAGGAGCAGCACAAGGTTCTCAAGCGCAAGCTTCCGGCCATCCTCGACGTCATGACCGACGCCGAGGAGCAGGCCACGGCTCATAGAGATGGTGCTAAAGCCTGGCTTCAGGAGCTCAAGACGGTGGCCTATGAAGCAAATGAAGTCTTTGACGAGTTCAAGTACGAAGCGCTCCGCCGTGAAGCCAGGAAGAAGGGGCACTACAGAGAGCTTGGCTTCGATGTAATAAAGCTATTCCCTACTCACAACCGTATTGTATTCCGCTACAAAATGGGTCGCAAGCTTTGCCGGATTCTGAAGGCCATTGATGTCCTTATAGCGGAGATGCATGCCTTTAGGTTCAAGTACCGACCACAGCCGCCGGTGCCCAAGAAGTGGAGGCAGACGGATTCTGTTATCACCGACCTGCAAGACATTGCCAGCAGATCCAGAGACAAGGATAAGAAGAATATTGTTGCTACACTACTTGGTCAAGCTAACAATGCAGATTTCATAGTTGTTCCTGTTGTTGGAATGGGGGGCCTTGGCAAGACCACATTAGCGCAACTCATATACAATGATCCTGAAATTCAGAAGCATTTCCAGTTGCTGCTCTGGGTCTGTGTCTCTGATACCTTTGATGTGAACTCTCTGGCCAAGAGTATAGTAGAAGCATCTCCCAATAAGAATGTTGATACAGACAAACCACCACTGGATAGACTTCAAAAACTGGTCAGCGGACAGCGGTATCTCCTTGTATTGGATGATGTTTGGGACAACAAAGAGTTACGTAAGTGGGAAATTCTGAAGGTATGTCTTCAGCATGGTGGCATGGGCAGTGCGGTGTTGACAACAACTCGTGATAAACGAGTTGCTGAAATTATGGGTGCAGATAGGGCAGCCTACAATCTCAATGCTTTGGAGGATCACTTCATAAAGAAAATTATTGAGGCTAGAGCATTCAGCCTGGACAAAGAAAAGCCTGCTGAACTAGTGGAGATAGTTGATCAGATTGTGGACAGATGTCGTGGCTCTCCTTTAGCTGCATGTGCACTGGGCTCTGTACTTCGTACCAAGACCACCGTGAAAGAATGGCAGGCTATAGCATCTAGAAGCAGCATTTGCACTGAGGAAACTGGAATCTTGCCAATACTCAAGCTTAGCTACAACGACTTGCCATCGCACATGAAGCAGTGCTTTGCTTTTTGTGCTGTATTTCCAAAGGATTATAAGATTGATGTAGCGAAGCTGATCCAGCTATGGATGGCAAATGGCTTTATCCCTGAACACAAGGAAGATAGTCTTGAAACCATTGGACAACTTATTTTTGATGAGCTTTCTTCAAGGTCATTCTTTCTGGATATAGAGAAGAGTAAAGAAGACTGGGAGTATTATTCCAGAAATACATGTAAAATCCACGatcttatgcatgatattgcaatgTCTGTTATGGAAAAGGAATGTGTTGCTGTGACTATGGAGCTAAGTGAAATTGAGTGGCTTGGAGATACTGCACGGCATTTTTTTTTGTCATGTGAAGAACCAGATGGTATTCTGAATAATTCTAGGCAGAAAAGATCCCCTGCTATACAAACACTGCTATGCGAGAGTCATATGCGAAGCTCATCACATCATCTATCAAAATACCGCTCGTTGCATGCCTTGAAGCTCCATATAGTGGAAAAATCATTTCTGTTGAAACCAAGGTATCTGCATCACCTGAGGTACCTTGATCTCTCCTGCAGTTATATCAATGCACTTCCTGAAGACATCAGTATTCTATATAACCTGCAAACATTGGACCTTTCCAACTGCCGTTCTCTTTATCGACTTCCAAGGCAAATGAAATATCTGACTTCTCTCCGTCACCTCTATACTCACGGATGTGCGAAGTTGGAGAACATGCCTCCAAAACTCGGAGAACTCACTGACCTGCAGACACTTACATGTTTTGTAGCAGCAGTTATGAGCCCCGATTGCAGTGATGTTGCAGAGCTGCAGGGTTTAAATCTTGGTGGTCAGCTAGAGCTACGTCAGGTAGAGAAtgttgaaaaagcagaagcaaaagtgCCAAATCTCGGGAAAAAGAAGGATCTTAGAGAACTGACGTTAAGGTGGAGTTCTGTTTGTGATAGCGAGGTGCTCGACAAGTTTGAGCCTCATGACATGCTGCAGGTTCTGAATATATATTCATATGGAGGAAAGTCCATGGGTATGTTACAAAACATGGTTGAGATCCATCTTTTCCGTTGTGAAAGATTGCAGTTTTTGTTCAGATGTGGTACATCCTTCACTTTTCCGAAACTACAGGTGCTTACACTAGAGCATCTGTCGGATTTTGAGAGATGGTGGGAAATAAATGAGAGGCAAGAAGAACAGATAATATTCCCTCTGCTTGAGAAGTTGTTTATTCGGCATTGTGGAAAGCTGGTAGCATTACCTGAAGCACCATTGTTTGAAGAACCATGTCATGGAGGTAATAGATGGGTATGCACACCGTTTTCTCTGCTCGAGAACTTGTTTGTTAGGTACTGTGGAAAGCTGGCAGCAATGCGTGAAGCACcgttggttcaagaaccatgtactgGAAGTTATATACTGGTACGGTCAGCATTTCCTGCTCTAAAGGTACTTGCATTGGAAGACTTGAATAGTTTTCAGAGATGGGGTGTTGCTGTCGAAGGAGAACCGATATTGTTTCCTCAGCTTGAGAAACTATCAATTAAAAAGTGCCGAAAGCTGATATATTTACCAGAAGCACCGAAACTCAGTGTGTTAGAAATTAAAGATGGCAAGCAGGAGATATTCCATTTTGTAGACAGATATTTGTCTTCATTGACCAATCTGGTATTGAAGCTAGAGAACAGACAAAGAACATCTGAGAACAGACAAAGAACATCTGAGAACAgacgaagaacatcaaggagagttGAGTGCACTTCAATTGTACCGGTGGACAGCAAGGATAAATGGAACCAGAAATCCTCACTTACCGTTATGGAGTTACAATGCTGCAACTCATTCTTTGGATCCGGTGCACTAGAGCCATGGGACTATTTTGTTCACCTTGAAAGGTTATTAATTGGTAGTTGTGATGTGCTCATCCACTGGCCAGAGAAAGTGTTCCAAAGCTTGGTATCCTTGAGGATATTAACGATTACAAACTGTAAAAATCTGACTGGATACGCGCAGGCTCCTGTTGAGCCTTCCACGCCCCGAAGGAGTCAACACCTACCAGGACGGGAGTCTGCAAGTCTGCTTCAGCCTCTTGAACCATCAGCATCTGAAAGGAGTCAACACCTGCCAGGTCTGGAGTGTCTTTCGTTAAGAGAGTGTGCAAGTTTGGTAGAGATGTTCAACGTCCCGGCATCTCTCAAGAAAATGAGTATCAATAGGTGCGATAATCTTGAGTGCATATTCGGCAAGCAGCAGGGCATGTCAGAGTTAGTCCAAGGGTCTTCTTGCAGTGAGGCAATCACGTGTGCAGCTGTATCAGAGTTGCCATCCTCACCCATGAATCACTTTTGTCCATGCCTAGAAGATCTACATTTATCTGGATGTGGAAACTTACCAGAGGTTCTAAATCTGCCTCCGTCCTTAAAGACCATATTTATTGGATGGTGCAGCAGTATTCAAGTGCTATCGTGTCAGCTGGGGGAGCTCCAGAAACCAGAAGGCACTGCGTCCATCAATGTACCAGAGCCAtcagcagcagtagcagtagcagcagcacgaGAGCATTCATTTCCTTCTCGTCTCCAATCTCTACAAATATGGGAGTGTGATGGCATGTTGGGGGGGATTCTCCGTCTGCCTACGTCCCTCAAGATACTGGATATCAATAACAGCAGGTGGTTGACATCACTGGAGTCGCTGCTGAGAGAGCAGCCCCCATCGTTGGTATACCTTGGGCTTAAAGGCTGCAGTACGCTGGCATCCCTGCCGAATGAGCCTGAAGCATACAGGTGTCTCCAAGAGGTTGTAATTAAAGGCTGCCCAGCTATAAAGAAGCTCCCTAGATGCCTACAGCAGCAACTGTGCAACATTGACAACGGTTTGAAAGAACTGGATGCACAGTATGAAG TAACGGTATTTAAACCAAAGACATGGAAGGAAATACCAAGACTAGTCCGTGAGCGAAGGGAGGCGGCTCGAGAAGCCAGGGAATGCCAGCAATCCATGCAGGAGTAA